The Pseudomonas wenzhouensis genome has a segment encoding these proteins:
- the trbK gene encoding entry exclusion lipoprotein TrbK, with protein MKKLTPLLLTLLALVGCDDQPNGQAIPEVSDTNCTLEVINQIKDRTARAEFAGQCSRRSGAIQPTEQPKNWLDLNSAQG; from the coding sequence ATGAAAAAACTAACCCCGCTGCTGCTCACCCTTCTGGCGCTTGTCGGATGCGATGACCAGCCAAACGGCCAAGCCATTCCCGAAGTCAGCGATACCAACTGCACCCTGGAGGTGATCAACCAGATCAAGGACAGGACGGCCCGGGCAGAGTTTGCCGGCCAGTGCTCCAGACGTTCGGGCGCCATCCAGCCTACCGAGCAACCGAAGAACTGGCTCGACCTGAACAGCGCTCAGGGGTGA